Proteins from one Drosophila gunungcola strain Sukarami chromosome 3R, Dgunungcola_SK_2, whole genome shotgun sequence genomic window:
- the LOC128257558 gene encoding NADH-quinone oxidoreductase subunit B 2 encodes MISSLFLSKNAGKLLLSRGSAIQSQWIRAQKTMPVYDYSCQNPPKWGYSPFGRDQKSWGEWTCARLDDLLNWGRKGSLWPVTFGLACCAVEMMHIAAPRYDMDRFGVVFRASPRQGDVLIVAGTLTNKMAPAFRKIYDQMPEPRWVISMGSCANGGGYYHYSYSVVRGCDRIVPVDIYVPGCPPTAEALMYGILQLQKKVKRMRTLQMWYRK; translated from the coding sequence ATGATAAGTTCCCTGTTCTTATCCAAGAATGCTGGCAAGCTGCTGCTTTCCCGTGGCTCAGCAATCCAATCCCAGTGGATTCGTGCTCAGAAGACCATGCCGGTGTACGATTACTCCTGCCAGAACCCTCCAAAGTGGGGCTACTCGCCTTTTGGGAGGGATCAGAAATCCTGGGGCGAGTGGACCTGTGCCAGGTTGGACGATCTGCTGAACTGGGGTCGCAAGGGATCGCTGTGGCCTGTGACCTTTGGCCTGGCCTGTTGTGCCGTGGAAATGATGCACATTGCAGCTCCTCGATATGACATGGATCGTTTTGGCGTGGTTTTTCGGGCCTCTCCTCGCCAGGGAGACGTCCTGATTGTGGCCGGCACTTTGACCAACAAAATGGCACCAGCTTTTCGGAAGATATACGACCAGATGCCGGAACCCAGGTGGGTCATCTCGATGGGAAGTTGCGCCAACGGCGGTGGCTACTACCACTACTCGTACTCGGTGGTTCGCGGCTGCGATCGAATTGTTCCGGTGGATATCTACGTGCCCGGATGTCCACCCACCGCTGAGGCCTTAATGTACGGTATTCTGCAGCTGCAGAAGAAAGTCAAGCGGATGAGGACACTGCAGATGTGGTACCGGAAGTAA
- the LOC128263797 gene encoding fibrinogen-like protein 1, translated as MFSIMKSRLLIIFLSSLLLVEVPISLANSSLNETKTIFDLIILKDEQIQRQKEEIINLKNQIKSMETEENFPDSCPSGSKNGIYQIKLRGMEPFKVPCVSSVSGWSVIQRRVDGSENFTRSWEDYKNGFGDVKKEFFIGLEKLHKMTEARPHELYINLRDVNGTHRYAHYDNFGIGSEEESYELKTLGKFSGTAGDSLDIHLGKKFSTFDRDNDSGEDNCAETHSGGWWFSSCAQSSLNGYFYKKGKREDGQSYGIVWATWKDYDFEISLAFAEMMIRPKSF; from the exons ATGTTCAGCATAATGAAATCGCGGttgttaataatatttctttccTCTTTGCTTTTGGTGGAGGTACCCATATCTCTTGCAAATTCAAGCCTAAACGAAACTAAAACCATATTTGATCTCATAATACTTAAAGACGAACAAATACAAAGACAAAAGgaagaaataattaatctAAAGAATCAAATCAAGTCCATGGAAACTGAAGAAAATTTTCCTGATTCCTGTCCCAGTGGCAGTAAAAATGGAATTTACCAAATAAAGTTACGGGGTATGGAACCATTTAAAGTGCCTTGTGTGTCGTCTGTTTCTGGATGGTCGGTAATTCAGAGGCGTGTTGACGGATCGGAAAACTTTACTCGCAGCTGGGAGGACTACAAGAATGGTTTTGGAGACGTgaaaaaagagttttttatAGGACTGGAAAAGTTGCACAAAATGACTGAAGCACGTCCTCATGAACTTTACATTAATCTTCGGGATGTTAATGGAACCCATCGCTATGCTCATTACGATAATTTTGGAATCGGCAGTGAAGAGGAGTCGTATGAGTTGAAAACTTTGGGTAAATTTTCTGGTACCGCCGGAGATTCTCTGGATATTCACTTGGGAAAGAAGTTTTCCACATTCGATCGGGACAATGACTCCGGGGAAGATAATTGCGCTGAAACTCACTCCGGTGGCTGGTGGTTTAGTAGCTGCGCTCAGAG CTCGCTTAATGgatatttctataaaaaagGCAAAAGAGAAGATGGCCAAAGCTACGGAATTGTATGGGCTACCTGGAAAGACTACGATTTTGAGATCTCCCTTGCATTTGCTGAAATGATGATTAGACCCAAGTCGTTTTGA
- the LOC128262404 gene encoding uncharacterized protein LOC128262404 isoform X3, translating to MNGMSITFKPSRYNPEHLDRFEVLINAIKNKISLQTLFIDVPGYSLQNVPPLGLLRIIYLNVRMNAEDLVQLVRANRFLNSLTFANTELYGSFADIVPYCKHLEVLDLTMKPGIDATKYAPQANLPLLEILRLRGYHQSGTLVKLFQNLKGRGIQRLDIPDILLSKQEAQAMLQLNTLSHILNGFSDKQIVADMTHLKNLKFVYLYARRGQLVLLVELMGLA from the exons ATGAATGGAATGAGCATAACTTTTAAACCATCCCGATACAACCCCGAACATTTGGATAGATTTGAGGTCCTGATAAATGCCATTAAAAACAAGATCAGTCTTCAAACACTCTTTATAGACGTTCCAG GGTATAGCCTTCAAAATGTGCCGCCGCTCGGCCTATTGAGAATAATCTATCTCAATGTTCGAATGAATGCAGAGGACTTGGTGCAGTTGGTCCGAGCAAATCGGTTTTTAAACTCTCTAACATTCGCCAATACCGAATTATATGGAAGTTTTGCGGATATTGTGCCATACTGTAAGCATCTGGAAGTTCTTGATTTGACTATGAAGCCCGGCATCGATGCCACAAAATATGCCCCTCAGGCAAATTTGCCTTTACTTGAGATATTAAGACTTAGAGGATACCATCAAAGCGGAACTCTGGTTAAGTTATTTCAAAATCTTAAGGGAAGGGGTATTCAGAGACTAGATATTCCGGACATTTTGCTCAGCAAACAGGAGGCGCAGGCGATGTTACAATTAAACACATTATCCCacattttaaatggttttagtGACAAACAGATCGTCGCTGATATGACACATCTCAAGAATCTAAAATTCGTCTATTTATATGCCCGGCGGGGTCAACTTGTTTTATTGGTTGAGTTGATGGGATTGGCATAA
- the LOC128262404 gene encoding uncharacterized protein LOC128262404 isoform X1: MSATTILKLNHYCLYETFRQIKANCELNRRSPEKYWDLINFFISCERFVNVFKEWNYDLYKELHIDFAFLQAKNMVTIDLARVYESLKSVSKASKELYWKLYVNAVKENKQMNGMSITFKPSRYNPEHLDRFEVLINAIKNKISLQTLFIDVPGYSLQNVPPLGLLRIIYLNVRMNAEDLVQLVRANRFLNSLTFANTELYGSFADIVPYCKHLEVLDLTMKPGIDATKYAPQANLPLLEILRLRGYHQSGTLVKLFQNLKGRGIQRLDIPDILLSKQEAQAMLQLNTLSHILNGFSDKQIVADMTHLKNLKFVYLYARRGQLVLLVELMGLA; the protein is encoded by the exons ATGAGCGCCACAACAATATTAAAGCTGAACCATTATTGTTTGTACGAGACATTTCGACAGATCAAAGCTAATTGCGAGTTGAACAGACGTTCTCCTGAGAAATATTGGGATctgattaatttctttatcAGCTGTGAGAGATTCGTCAACGTTTTTAAAGAGTGGAACTATGACCTATACAAGGAGCTTCATATCGATTTTGCCTTTTTACAAGCGAAAAATATGGTAACAATCGATTTGGCCAGGGTATACGAATCACTAAAAAGCGTTTCCAAAGCTAGCAAAGAACTATATTGGAAATTGTATGTTAATGCGGTTAAGGAGAACAAACAAATGAATGGAATGAGCATAACTTTTAAACCATCCCGATACAACCCCGAACATTTGGATAGATTTGAGGTCCTGATAAATGCCATTAAAAACAAGATCAGTCTTCAAACACTCTTTATAGACGTTCCAG GGTATAGCCTTCAAAATGTGCCGCCGCTCGGCCTATTGAGAATAATCTATCTCAATGTTCGAATGAATGCAGAGGACTTGGTGCAGTTGGTCCGAGCAAATCGGTTTTTAAACTCTCTAACATTCGCCAATACCGAATTATATGGAAGTTTTGCGGATATTGTGCCATACTGTAAGCATCTGGAAGTTCTTGATTTGACTATGAAGCCCGGCATCGATGCCACAAAATATGCCCCTCAGGCAAATTTGCCTTTACTTGAGATATTAAGACTTAGAGGATACCATCAAAGCGGAACTCTGGTTAAGTTATTTCAAAATCTTAAGGGAAGGGGTATTCAGAGACTAGATATTCCGGACATTTTGCTCAGCAAACAGGAGGCGCAGGCGATGTTACAATTAAACACATTATCCCacattttaaatggttttagtGACAAACAGATCGTCGCTGATATGACACATCTCAAGAATCTAAAATTCGTCTATTTATATGCCCGGCGGGGTCAACTTGTTTTATTGGTTGAGTTGATGGGATTGGCATAA
- the LOC128262404 gene encoding uncharacterized protein LOC128262404 isoform X2, translating into MTYTRSFISILPFYKRKICKELYWKLYVNAVKENKQMNGMSITFKPSRYNPEHLDRFEVLINAIKNKISLQTLFIDVPGYSLQNVPPLGLLRIIYLNVRMNAEDLVQLVRANRFLNSLTFANTELYGSFADIVPYCKHLEVLDLTMKPGIDATKYAPQANLPLLEILRLRGYHQSGTLVKLFQNLKGRGIQRLDIPDILLSKQEAQAMLQLNTLSHILNGFSDKQIVADMTHLKNLKFVYLYARRGQLVLLVELMGLA; encoded by the exons ATGACCTATACAAGGAGCTTCATATCGATTTTGCCTTTTTACAAGCGAAAAATATG CAAAGAACTATATTGGAAATTGTATGTTAATGCGGTTAAGGAGAACAAACAAATGAATGGAATGAGCATAACTTTTAAACCATCCCGATACAACCCCGAACATTTGGATAGATTTGAGGTCCTGATAAATGCCATTAAAAACAAGATCAGTCTTCAAACACTCTTTATAGACGTTCCAG GGTATAGCCTTCAAAATGTGCCGCCGCTCGGCCTATTGAGAATAATCTATCTCAATGTTCGAATGAATGCAGAGGACTTGGTGCAGTTGGTCCGAGCAAATCGGTTTTTAAACTCTCTAACATTCGCCAATACCGAATTATATGGAAGTTTTGCGGATATTGTGCCATACTGTAAGCATCTGGAAGTTCTTGATTTGACTATGAAGCCCGGCATCGATGCCACAAAATATGCCCCTCAGGCAAATTTGCCTTTACTTGAGATATTAAGACTTAGAGGATACCATCAAAGCGGAACTCTGGTTAAGTTATTTCAAAATCTTAAGGGAAGGGGTATTCAGAGACTAGATATTCCGGACATTTTGCTCAGCAAACAGGAGGCGCAGGCGATGTTACAATTAAACACATTATCCCacattttaaatggttttagtGACAAACAGATCGTCGCTGATATGACACATCTCAAGAATCTAAAATTCGTCTATTTATATGCCCGGCGGGGTCAACTTGTTTTATTGGTTGAGTTGATGGGATTGGCATAA